One segment of Chthoniobacterales bacterium DNA contains the following:
- a CDS encoding proton-conducting transporter membrane subunit yields the protein LGPMDLNKLIPFAAVTFVLAGMAAMGLPGFSGFVAELMIVTGAWHAYPAAALATGFGLIAEIKERSPSVGPMRAQNVADAPVAYEQSPIVRCLSILTNAHHFGMDVTRLAAIRAQVTKPVLRKDFFLDEYQIREARAFGADAILLMANVLDAPRLAGFYDLARELGMAALFEVHTEDEIALLPADAAIVGINSRKFKAATGFVGATGSSKSDFSLAFDAFDLADKLPANALHVAESGIGPDNLALARDRFDAALVGTSLLRDEAGIRACLARFEEGLEAKSECGMRSVS from the coding sequence GCTCGGCCCCATGGACCTCAACAAGCTCATCCCCTTCGCCGCCGTCACCTTCGTCCTTGCCGGCATGGCCGCTATGGGCCTCCCCGGCTTCAGCGGCTTCGTCGCCGAGCTCATGATCGTCACCGGCGCCTGGCATGCCTATCCCGCCGCCGCGCTCGCCACCGGCTTCGGCCTCATCGCCGAGATCAAGGAACGCTCGCCCAGCGTCGGCCCGATGCGCGCGCAGAATGTCGCCGACGCACCCGTCGCCTACGAGCAGTCCCCAATCGTCCGCTGTCTTTCGATTCTCACGAACGCCCACCACTTCGGAATGGACGTCACCCGCCTCGCCGCGATCCGCGCGCAGGTCACGAAGCCGGTTCTCCGGAAGGACTTCTTCCTCGACGAATACCAGATCCGCGAGGCTCGCGCCTTCGGGGCGGACGCCATCCTGCTGATGGCGAACGTGCTCGACGCCCCGCGTCTCGCCGGCTTTTACGACCTCGCCCGTGAGCTCGGCATGGCCGCGCTCTTCGAGGTCCACACGGAAGACGAAATCGCGCTCCTTCCCGCGGACGCGGCGATTGTCGGCATCAACAGCCGCAAATTCAAGGCCGCCACCGGCTTCGTCGGCGCCACCGGCAGTAGCAAGAGCGACTTCAGCCTCGCGTTCGACGCCTTCGACCTTGCCGACAAGCTTCCCGCGAATGCCCTGCACGTCGCCGAGAGCGGCATCGGCCCCGACAACCTCGCGCTCGCCCGCGACCGCTTCGACGCCGCCCTCGTCGGCACGTCGCTTCTCCGCGACGAAGCCGGCATCCGCGCCTGCCTCGCGCGCTTCGAGGAAGGTCTCGAAGCGAAGTCGGAATGCGGAATGAGAAGTGTGTCATGA
- the ruvB gene encoding Holliday junction branch migration DNA helicase RuvB: protein MNSDFPLPTSALGEAPDTPFDISLRPPLFEEFSGQEKTVERLQLMVEAAKMRNDVLQHILLSGPPGLGKTTLAYIIGNAVGAEVRTTSGPMVEKAGDLAGLLTNLQRGDVLFIDEIHRLGPAIEEYLYPAMEDFKVDILIDQGPSARSVQLHLAKFTLVGATTRSGMISAPLRSRFGMNCRLDYYEAADLARIVARSAGLIDIEIDGPGALEIARRSRGTPRIANNYLRWVRDYAQVRAAGRIDQPIAAAALSMLDVDEDGFDEMDKRIIESLILKFDGGPVGVNALAVAAGEEPGTLEEVHEPYLIMQGYLKRTPQGRVALTRAYRKLGLDAPKKAQLDLLE, encoded by the coding sequence ATGAATTCCGACTTCCCCCTTCCGACTTCCGCCTTGGGCGAAGCACCCGACACGCCGTTCGACATTTCGCTCCGGCCGCCGCTCTTCGAGGAATTCTCCGGCCAGGAAAAGACCGTCGAGCGGCTCCAGCTCATGGTCGAGGCCGCGAAGATGCGCAACGACGTGCTCCAGCACATCCTCCTCAGTGGTCCTCCCGGCCTCGGCAAGACCACCCTCGCCTACATCATCGGCAACGCCGTCGGCGCCGAGGTCCGCACGACCAGCGGCCCGATGGTCGAGAAAGCGGGCGACCTCGCGGGCCTGCTCACGAATCTCCAGCGCGGCGACGTCCTCTTCATCGACGAGATTCACCGCCTCGGCCCGGCCATCGAGGAATACCTCTACCCCGCGATGGAGGACTTCAAGGTCGACATCCTCATCGACCAGGGCCCCAGCGCACGCAGCGTGCAGCTTCACCTTGCGAAGTTCACCCTCGTCGGCGCCACCACGCGCAGCGGCATGATCAGCGCCCCGCTCCGCTCCCGCTTCGGCATGAATTGCCGCCTCGATTACTACGAAGCCGCCGACCTCGCGCGAATCGTCGCCCGCAGCGCCGGCCTCATCGACATCGAGATCGACGGCCCCGGCGCGCTCGAGATCGCTCGCCGCAGCCGCGGGACCCCGCGCATTGCGAACAACTACCTCCGCTGGGTGCGCGACTACGCCCAGGTCCGCGCCGCCGGCCGAATCGACCAGCCGATCGCCGCCGCGGCGCTGTCGATGCTCGACGTCGACGAGGACGGCTTCGACGAAATGGACAAGCGCATCATCGAGAGCCTCATCCTCAAGTTCGACGGCGGCCCCGTCGGCGTGAATGCGCTGGCCGTCGCCGCCGGTGAGGAGCCCGGCACGCTGGAGGAAGTCCACGAGCCCTACCTCATCATGCAGGGCTACCTGAAGCGGACTCCGCAGGGCCGCGTCGCCCTCACCCGCGCCTACCGCAAGCTGGGCCTCGACGCGCCAAAAAAGGCCCAGCTCGATCTCCTCGAATAG
- a CDS encoding efflux RND transporter permease subunit — MNLSAPFVRRPVMTTLAALSALAFGITAFLTLPNSDLPDAAYPVITVTTNYPGASPQIMADNVSTPLELQMMQIQGLTLVTSQNMVGSSTIVLQFALSKPMEAAATDVQAAIQRAMGDLPAALPAPPSFQLTNPNDKPISYIGVSSNTLPLGSVYDYANNLIAQRMSMIPGVSSAQVYGSPRAVRIKADPNALASRKVTLNDLSDAIQNANVFQPGGALNGPRNAYTVNPNGQLLKAEDYKEVIVRYENGAPIRVRDVATSEEAQDSEYLKLRMWIAGQPERPSTNVVAITAGAGSNAVQVAEDVRRTLEEIRPTLPKSLDTAIIYERSTQILESIADVKFTILLAFALVVLVIFLFLGRLRETLIPSFALPVALFMTFALMSVCGFGLDNLSLMALTLAVGFLVDDAIVVLENTVRHLEMGRTPVQAALEGAKEISFTVLSMTLSLSAVFIPLVFMPGLLGRMFHEFALTIVFAILMSGVVAITLSPMMCARLLRKRDPGDTSAIERRVNAIFASLHRSYGRSLRWMLRHKWIALVAWTASLAGSVLLYLAVPKTFLPVGDSGTMLGPFIAREGTSPAQMQDYQARIMKILEASPYLQKCVSVTEFGGLPNSMGLAWCELKPVGQRPPIDEVYQKISGQIYAEVPGVLPLIRPIPTLEISAGATSNQQGEFAYTLTSADPDSLYAAAGRLITKLQAESGFLQVSSDMRHQVPFLDVNVLRDQAYTYGVSADTVEQALMLGLSGNRVGQIMTPLNQYDVIVELQNPFREYPKALDRLWVRGASGLVPLRSVASWKATTGPETINHINQITSVTIFFNLQPNFPVGTATDRLDALAAATLPPGIKGSLAGEAQQFQQTVAGMVVFLIIAIFAMYVILGILYESYIHPITVLSSLPTAGVGGLLMLWLFGMSLSLYGFIALFLLIGIVKKNGIMVVDFAIQRQREGRSLNDAVVEACEERLRPILMTTFAAVFGAIPIAVGFGADGASRQPLGVAIVGGLLISQVLTLYVTPVFFFYMEKFQTRVLDRIAFFQRGDAVEV; from the coding sequence ATGAATCTCTCCGCACCTTTCGTCCGGCGGCCGGTGATGACCACGCTCGCCGCATTGTCGGCGCTGGCGTTCGGCATCACCGCGTTTCTCACCCTGCCGAACAGCGACCTGCCCGACGCGGCCTATCCGGTCATCACCGTCACGACCAATTATCCCGGCGCGAGTCCGCAGATCATGGCGGACAACGTCTCGACGCCGCTCGAGCTGCAGATGATGCAGATCCAGGGGCTCACGCTCGTGACCTCGCAGAACATGGTCGGCAGCTCGACGATCGTGCTCCAGTTTGCGCTCAGCAAGCCGATGGAAGCCGCCGCCACCGACGTGCAGGCGGCGATTCAGCGCGCCATGGGCGATCTTCCCGCCGCGCTGCCGGCGCCGCCCTCGTTCCAGCTTACCAATCCGAATGACAAGCCGATCTCCTACATCGGCGTCTCGAGCAACACCCTGCCGCTGGGCTCCGTTTACGATTACGCGAACAACCTCATCGCCCAGCGCATGTCGATGATCCCCGGCGTCTCCTCGGCGCAGGTCTACGGCTCCCCGCGCGCCGTGCGCATCAAGGCCGATCCGAACGCGCTCGCCTCCCGCAAGGTCACGCTGAACGACCTCTCCGACGCCATCCAGAACGCGAATGTCTTCCAGCCCGGCGGCGCGCTGAATGGCCCGCGCAATGCCTACACCGTCAATCCGAACGGCCAGCTCCTTAAGGCGGAGGACTACAAGGAAGTCATCGTGCGCTACGAGAACGGCGCGCCGATTCGCGTGCGCGACGTGGCCACCTCCGAGGAGGCGCAGGACAGCGAATACCTCAAGCTGCGCATGTGGATCGCGGGCCAGCCGGAGCGGCCATCGACGAACGTCGTCGCGATCACCGCCGGCGCGGGAAGCAACGCCGTGCAGGTCGCCGAGGACGTCCGCCGCACGCTCGAGGAGATTCGCCCGACGCTGCCGAAGTCCCTCGACACCGCGATCATCTACGAACGATCGACGCAGATCCTCGAGTCCATCGCCGACGTGAAGTTCACGATCCTGCTCGCGTTCGCGCTCGTGGTCCTCGTCATCTTTCTCTTCCTCGGCCGCCTCCGAGAGACCCTCATTCCCAGCTTCGCGCTGCCGGTCGCGCTGTTCATGACCTTCGCGCTGATGAGCGTCTGCGGTTTCGGCCTGGACAATCTCTCGCTCATGGCGCTGACGCTTGCCGTCGGCTTTCTCGTGGACGACGCCATCGTCGTGCTGGAGAACACGGTGCGGCATCTCGAGATGGGGCGCACGCCCGTGCAGGCTGCGCTCGAGGGCGCGAAGGAGATCAGCTTCACGGTGCTGTCGATGACGCTTTCGCTCTCGGCGGTCTTCATTCCGCTCGTGTTCATGCCGGGTCTGCTCGGCCGCATGTTTCACGAGTTTGCGCTCACGATCGTCTTCGCGATTCTGATGTCCGGCGTCGTGGCGATCACGCTCTCGCCGATGATGTGCGCGCGTCTGCTGCGGAAGCGCGATCCGGGTGACACGAGCGCGATCGAGCGGCGGGTGAACGCCATCTTCGCGTCCCTTCACCGGAGCTACGGACGTTCGCTGCGCTGGATGCTCCGCCACAAATGGATCGCGCTCGTGGCATGGACCGCCTCGCTCGCGGGCTCCGTGCTGCTTTATCTCGCGGTGCCGAAGACCTTCCTGCCGGTTGGCGATAGCGGCACGATGCTCGGGCCGTTCATCGCCCGTGAAGGCACGTCTCCCGCGCAAATGCAGGATTACCAGGCGCGCATCATGAAGATCCTCGAGGCCAGCCCGTATTTGCAGAAATGCGTCTCGGTTACGGAGTTCGGAGGCCTGCCGAACTCGATGGGCCTCGCTTGGTGCGAGCTGAAACCGGTCGGTCAGCGTCCGCCGATCGACGAGGTTTACCAGAAGATCAGCGGGCAGATTTACGCAGAGGTGCCCGGCGTGCTGCCACTCATTCGCCCCATCCCCACGCTGGAAATTTCCGCCGGTGCGACCTCGAACCAGCAGGGCGAGTTTGCCTACACGCTCACGAGCGCGGATCCCGACTCGCTCTACGCAGCGGCGGGTCGGCTCATCACGAAACTGCAGGCCGAATCAGGGTTCCTCCAGGTCTCGAGCGACATGCGGCACCAGGTGCCGTTTCTCGACGTGAACGTCCTGCGGGACCAGGCCTACACTTACGGCGTGTCGGCCGACACCGTCGAACAGGCGCTCATGCTCGGCCTGTCCGGCAATCGCGTCGGACAGATCATGACGCCGCTCAACCAATACGACGTCATCGTCGAATTGCAGAACCCGTTCCGCGAATATCCGAAGGCGCTCGATCGGCTGTGGGTGCGCGGAGCATCGGGGCTCGTGCCGCTGCGCTCGGTCGCGAGCTGGAAGGCGACGACCGGCCCGGAAACGATCAACCACATCAACCAGATCACGTCGGTCACGATCTTCTTCAACCTGCAGCCGAACTTTCCGGTCGGCACCGCCACCGACCGGCTCGACGCCCTTGCCGCGGCCACGCTGCCGCCCGGCATCAAGGGCAGCCTCGCCGGCGAGGCGCAGCAGTTTCAGCAGACGGTTGCTGGAATGGTGGTCTTCCTCATCATCGCGATCTTCGCGATGTATGTGATCCTCGGCATCCTTTACGAGAGCTACATCCACCCGATCACCGTGCTCAGCTCGCTGCCGACGGCCGGCGTGGGCGGGTTGCTCATGCTCTGGCTGTTCGGCATGAGCCTGTCGCTCTACGGATTCATCGCGCTCTTCCTGCTCATCGGCATCGTGAAGAAGAACGGCATCATGGTCGTCGATTTCGCGATCCAGCGACAGCGCGAGGGTCGCTCGTTGAACGACGCGGTCGTCGAGGCCTGCGAGGAACGCCTGCGTCCGATTCTCATGACGACGTTCGCCGCGGTCTTCGGCGCGATCCCGATCGCGGTGGGCTTCGGTGCGGACGGGGCCAGCCGGCAGCCGCTCGGCGTGGCCATCGTCGGCGGCCTGCTCATCTCGCAGGTGCTCACGCTCTACGTCACGCCGGTATTTTTCTTCTACATGGAAAAATTCCAGACGCGGGTGCTCGATCGCATCGCGTTCTTCCAGCGCGGCGACGCGGTGGAGGTCTAG